The following proteins come from a genomic window of Pseudomonas cichorii:
- a CDS encoding sensor histidine kinase yields MQSAMNSASRFELRHILETSNFQQAATMAFACLLVALLSVIGSGCVLESVMRSHVREMILADVRTMHELTQSRSSHQVAELLRQRDLYDRRSERHSLLLDPQGKVLTGDATMHEVMDCIASRCPDNWRNIRNKERQIMGLVIELRDGGRYFSAYDLQPMLERTQIIPLMAGAGLFLVLLGSLIFSLRYSLRKLYRIERIHDALKRFASGDHQAFPPHDRSGDELDRLATEIYRNLERINKLMAEVKGVTSHIAHELRTPLTRLQNRLVSAAEIATGDVREALWMAADESERIQSLFRAVMRVGEVETGRCAHLFEEFPAQDLLNDLREYYLPLADERNSPLVLSIDPGCKIWGDRALLFQAMANLVDNALKYAPRNSTITLFARHRPLFATLGVADHGEGIPASATEQVVERFHRLHTSGDIPGNGLGLTLVKAISELHGGSLRLSDNQPGLRVELQLSRAIP; encoded by the coding sequence GTGCAATCGGCTATGAACTCGGCTAGTCGCTTCGAGCTGCGTCACATCCTTGAAACCAGCAACTTCCAACAAGCCGCCACCATGGCATTTGCCTGTCTGCTGGTGGCCTTGCTGTCGGTCATCGGCAGTGGTTGCGTGCTCGAAAGCGTCATGCGCAGCCACGTGCGGGAAATGATCCTCGCCGACGTACGCACCATGCATGAACTGACCCAGAGCCGCAGCAGCCATCAGGTCGCCGAACTGCTCAGGCAGCGGGACCTCTATGACCGGCGCAGCGAGCGTCATTCTCTGTTGCTGGACCCACAGGGCAAGGTCCTGACCGGCGATGCGACGATGCACGAAGTCATGGACTGCATCGCGTCCAGATGCCCGGATAACTGGCGAAACATTCGTAACAAAGAGCGGCAGATCATGGGGCTGGTGATCGAGCTGCGCGACGGCGGTCGCTATTTCAGCGCCTACGACCTGCAACCGATGCTGGAACGCACCCAGATCATTCCGCTGATGGCCGGCGCGGGTCTGTTTCTGGTGCTATTGGGCAGCCTGATCTTCAGCCTGCGTTACAGCCTGCGCAAGCTGTACCGCATAGAACGTATTCATGACGCACTGAAACGCTTTGCCAGTGGCGATCATCAAGCCTTTCCGCCCCATGACCGCAGCGGCGACGAGCTTGACCGGCTGGCCACCGAGATCTATCGCAACCTGGAGCGGATCAACAAGCTGATGGCCGAGGTCAAGGGCGTGACCAGCCATATCGCCCACGAACTGCGCACGCCGCTGACGCGATTGCAGAATCGTCTGGTCAGCGCAGCCGAAATCGCCACGGGTGATGTGCGCGAAGCACTGTGGATGGCCGCCGACGAAAGCGAACGCATCCAGAGCCTGTTTCGGGCGGTCATGCGGGTCGGGGAAGTGGAAACCGGGCGTTGCGCCCATCTTTTCGAGGAGTTTCCAGCCCAGGATCTGCTCAACGATCTGCGCGAGTATTACTTGCCCCTGGCCGATGAGCGCAACTCGCCGCTGGTGCTGAGCATAGACCCTGGCTGCAAGATCTGGGGCGACCGTGCCCTGCTGTTCCAGGCCATGGCCAATCTGGTGGACAACGCACTGAAATATGCGCCGCGCAATTCCACCATCACGCTCTTTGCCCGGCATCGCCCTCTCTTCGCCACCCTTGGCGTGGCGGATCACGGCGAAGGCATTCCGGCTTCTGCAACGGAACAGGTGGTGGAACGTTTCCATCGCCTGCATACCTCCGGCGACATTCCCGGCAACGGGCTCGGCCTGACACTCGTCAAGGCCATCAGTGAACTGCATGGCGGCTCCCTGCGGCTGAGCGACAACCAGCCCGGCCTGCGTGTCGAATTGCAGTTGAGCCGGGCGATTCCTTAA
- a CDS encoding DNA topoisomerase III, with protein MRLFLCEKPSQAKDIAAVLGATRRGDGCWTGPNATVTWCIGHLLETAPPDAYDARYKRWVLEDLPIVPDKWKMLVKPRTASQFKAVKRLLGEARELIIATDADREGEMIARELVEHCRYRGPIQRLWLSALDDASIRKALASLKPGADTFSLYHSALGRSRADWLIGMNMSRLFTLLGRQSGYQGVLPVGRVQTPTLRLVVDRDRSIADFVPVPYWAIDVKLLHDGQAFIAQWRAPSDACDDQDRCLNQPLAQQAAEAIRNAASAKVVKLRTERIREAAPLPFDLGTLQEICSKKLGLGAQETLDIAQALYETHKVITYPRSDCGYLPMSQHGEAAGIIAALGQSDPALSELLRHLDPQRRSRAWNDAKVSAHHGIIPTAAARGIERLTGKPRAVYTLIRARYLAQFLPNHEYDRTQADFDCAGQALRAVGKQIIEPGWKRAMPEALAPAKGREAPPPQNLPALFQGCDCPVSDVILKDLWTQPPKPFTEGDLIKAMKNVAKLVEDPLLKQKLKDTTGIGTEATRAGIIQGLIDRGYLIKQGKALSATAAAFSLIDAVPRAIADPGTTAIWEQALDMVQNGEMSLEEFVAKQAAWMSKQVSRCVGLRMTISGPASPAGGAAPWKKKRKTGTRKAAGATASKGKRPTRATKKA; from the coding sequence ATGCGGCTGTTTCTCTGCGAAAAACCCTCACAGGCCAAAGATATCGCCGCCGTCCTCGGCGCGACCCGGCGTGGGGACGGCTGCTGGACAGGCCCCAACGCCACCGTGACCTGGTGCATCGGCCACCTGCTGGAAACCGCGCCACCGGATGCCTACGATGCCCGTTACAAACGCTGGGTGCTGGAAGACCTGCCGATTGTCCCGGACAAATGGAAGATGCTGGTCAAACCCCGCACCGCCAGCCAGTTCAAGGCCGTAAAACGCCTGCTGGGCGAAGCTCGGGAACTGATCATCGCCACCGACGCCGACCGCGAAGGCGAGATGATTGCTCGCGAACTGGTTGAACATTGTCGCTATCGTGGTCCGATACAGCGCTTGTGGCTCTCGGCCCTGGATGACGCTTCGATCCGCAAGGCGCTGGCGTCCCTCAAGCCCGGTGCCGATACCTTCAGCCTCTATCATTCGGCACTGGGCCGCTCCCGCGCCGACTGGCTGATCGGCATGAACATGAGCCGCCTGTTCACCCTGCTCGGTCGCCAGTCCGGGTATCAGGGCGTGCTGCCGGTGGGCCGTGTGCAAACGCCAACCCTGCGGCTGGTGGTGGATCGCGACCGCAGCATCGCCGACTTCGTCCCCGTGCCTTACTGGGCCATCGACGTCAAACTGCTGCATGACGGTCAGGCCTTCATTGCCCAGTGGCGAGCCCCCTCAGATGCCTGTGACGATCAGGACCGCTGCCTGAACCAGCCACTGGCGCAACAGGCCGCAGAGGCGATTCGCAATGCCGCCAGCGCCAAGGTCGTAAAACTGCGCACCGAACGGATTCGCGAAGCTGCGCCCTTGCCTTTCGACCTGGGCACCTTGCAGGAAATCTGCTCGAAAAAGCTCGGCCTTGGCGCTCAGGAAACCCTGGATATCGCCCAGGCCCTGTATGAAACCCACAAGGTCATCACCTACCCGCGCAGCGATTGCGGTTATCTGCCCATGAGCCAGCATGGCGAGGCTGCGGGCATCATTGCCGCGCTGGGCCAATCAGACCCTGCACTGAGCGAACTGCTCAGGCATCTGGACCCGCAACGTCGCTCACGGGCCTGGAACGACGCCAAGGTCAGCGCCCACCACGGCATCATCCCCACCGCTGCCGCCCGAGGCATCGAGCGTCTGACCGGCAAGCCGCGAGCGGTCTACACCCTGATCAGGGCGCGCTATCTGGCGCAGTTCCTGCCCAATCACGAATACGACCGGACCCAGGCCGACTTCGACTGCGCCGGGCAGGCCTTACGGGCTGTCGGCAAACAGATCATCGAGCCAGGCTGGAAACGTGCCATGCCCGAAGCGCTGGCGCCAGCCAAAGGGCGCGAAGCCCCTCCCCCGCAAAACCTGCCCGCGCTGTTTCAGGGCTGCGACTGCCCGGTGAGCGATGTCATCCTCAAGGACCTGTGGACTCAGCCGCCCAAGCCTTTCACCGAAGGCGACCTGATCAAGGCCATGAAGAATGTCGCCAAGCTGGTGGAAGACCCGCTGCTCAAGCAGAAGCTCAAGGACACCACCGGGATCGGTACCGAAGCCACCCGCGCCGGCATCATTCAGGGCCTGATCGACCGGGGTTATCTGATCAAGCAAGGCAAGGCCTTGTCTGCCACTGCCGCAGCATTCAGCCTGATCGATGCCGTCCCTCGCGCCATCGCCGACCCCGGCACCACCGCCATTTGGGAACAGGCGCTGGACATGGTGCAAAACGGTGAAATGAGCCTGGAGGAATTCGTCGCCAAACAGGCCGCCTGGATGAGCAAGCAGGTCAGCCGTTGCGTCGGCCTGCGGATGACCATCAGCGGCCCCGCCAGCCCGGCCGGTGGCGCAGCGCCCTGGAAGAAAAAACGCAAGACCGGTACGCGCAAGGCGGCCGGAGCCACTGCAAGCAAGGGCAAACGCCCGACAAGAGCAACAAAGAAAGCCTGA
- a CDS encoding CpaF family protein — MLIRKPRTPAPAPATLPVQESGESVIEMQKVNTTKANPASKHADSGANLNRRLIRGFLYDQIDPLKAAAMGRDKLRQQIESQIRRICDENRLQLSRPEEEQIASEMLDEMLGIGPIQPLLADDTVNDILVNGAGQVFVERFGKLELSTITFLDEEHVFNTAQRIAAGVGRRIDEANPMVDARLADGSRVNVITYPLAIDGTTISIRKFMRRNLTLESLAARNAMSMEMVQVLNRAMIAKLNIVVSGGTGAGKTTLLNALSQKISEDDRILTIEDAAELQLQQIHVVRLETRPVSAEGTGKVDQRDLVRNALRMRPDRIILGEVRGGEAFDMLQAMNTGHDGSLCTVHANTPRDAIMRLENMVMMASMQLPMEAIRRQIASAVNLVVQVERQRDGGRRVVSITEVCGMENDVIQTQELFGFKVRSTDSQGKIVGDYVSSGQRPEFYNQHAHLFGDL; from the coding sequence ATGCTGATACGCAAGCCCAGAACCCCTGCCCCCGCTCCGGCAACATTGCCCGTGCAGGAAAGCGGCGAGTCGGTCATCGAGATGCAGAAGGTCAACACGACCAAGGCAAACCCTGCCAGCAAGCATGCCGACAGCGGCGCCAACCTGAACCGACGCCTGATCCGCGGTTTCCTCTATGACCAGATCGACCCGCTCAAGGCTGCGGCCATGGGGCGTGACAAGCTGCGTCAGCAGATTGAAAGCCAGATACGACGCATCTGCGATGAAAACCGCCTGCAACTGTCTCGCCCCGAAGAAGAGCAGATCGCCAGCGAAATGCTGGACGAGATGCTGGGTATCGGGCCGATCCAGCCGCTGCTGGCCGACGACACGGTCAACGATATTCTGGTCAATGGCGCGGGTCAGGTGTTCGTCGAGCGCTTCGGCAAGCTGGAGCTGTCGACCATCACGTTTCTGGACGAAGAGCATGTGTTCAACACTGCCCAGCGTATCGCGGCCGGTGTAGGACGACGCATCGACGAAGCCAACCCCATGGTCGATGCACGGCTGGCTGACGGCAGCCGGGTCAACGTCATTACTTACCCGCTGGCCATCGACGGCACCACCATCTCCATCCGTAAATTCATGCGCCGCAACCTGACGCTGGAATCCCTCGCGGCACGTAACGCCATGTCGATGGAAATGGTCCAGGTGCTCAACCGCGCAATGATTGCCAAGCTCAATATCGTGGTGTCCGGCGGTACGGGTGCGGGCAAGACCACGCTGCTCAATGCGTTGTCGCAAAAGATCAGCGAAGACGATCGTATCCTGACCATCGAAGATGCCGCAGAGCTGCAACTGCAACAGATCCATGTGGTGCGTCTTGAAACACGGCCGGTCAGTGCCGAAGGCACCGGCAAGGTCGATCAGCGCGATCTGGTGCGCAACGCCCTGCGGATGCGGCCAGACCGGATCATCCTCGGTGAAGTACGCGGCGGTGAAGCCTTCGACATGTTGCAGGCCATGAATACCGGGCATGACGGCTCGCTCTGTACCGTCCACGCCAACACCCCTCGCGACGCCATCATGCGCCTGGAAAACATGGTGATGATGGCAAGCATGCAACTGCCGATGGAAGCCATTCGACGCCAGATCGCCAGTGCCGTGAACCTGGTGGTTCAGGTCGAACGCCAGCGTGACGGCGGACGACGTGTTGTCTCGATCACTGAAGTCTGCGGCATGGAAAACGACGTCATCCAGACTCAGGAGCTGTTCGGCTTCAAGGTCCGCTCCACCGACAGCCAAGGCAAGATTGTGGGCGACTACGTGAGTAGCGGCCAACGGCCCGAGTTCTACAACCAGCATGCCCATCTGTTTGGCGATCTTTAA
- a CDS encoding Flp family type IVb pilin codes for MLNSFKKFLNDESGVTAIEYGILAASMAAAIGYIFGSDGQFIGALKERFGGIADQIRSTNNSTGSN; via the coding sequence ATGCTCAACTCCTTCAAGAAATTCCTTAACGACGAAAGCGGCGTGACCGCCATCGAATACGGCATTCTGGCTGCCTCCATGGCGGCAGCCATCGGCTACATCTTCGGCTCGGACGGCCAGTTCATCGGCGCGCTCAAAGAGCGTTTCGGCGGTATCGCCGACCAGATCAGGTCCACCAACAACAGCACCGGCAGCAACTGA
- the cpaB gene encoding Flp pilus assembly protein CpaB yields the protein MKKNSLILLTGAIVLASGSALLARALLAPPKPPEVKAQVQPAAPKEATRQVLVASRNLQPGDFIDAGSLDWQPATAQMTRSLYFIEGQDKQDSLLGATVRQPVEAGQPLTSSVVVRPGEPGFLASVIKPGMRAVSVPTSAVESNFGLVAAGDRVDVILSLKREQETQAPDATANAAPFLAAQTILHDIRVLAMNNSTRSDLNVRRDLEATPNAKNTSSRQSFETVTLEVAPSAAEQLAVAKEIGNLQLAIRSSVEQTEDELLTSSEVTTLNKTTSIYPSQKSAGKSGPATTVQLFRGKATEVLDLAKH from the coding sequence ATGAAAAAGAATTCGCTCATTCTGCTGACTGGGGCCATTGTCCTCGCCAGTGGTTCCGCCCTGCTCGCACGGGCTTTGCTGGCACCGCCAAAGCCACCTGAAGTCAAGGCACAGGTTCAACCTGCCGCACCCAAGGAAGCCACTCGCCAGGTGCTGGTCGCTTCGCGCAACCTGCAACCGGGCGACTTCATCGATGCAGGCAGCCTGGACTGGCAACCGGCAACCGCACAAATGACGCGCTCCCTGTATTTCATCGAAGGCCAGGACAAACAGGACTCCTTGCTGGGCGCCACTGTGCGTCAACCGGTCGAAGCCGGTCAGCCACTGACCAGCAGCGTGGTCGTGCGCCCCGGCGAACCAGGCTTTCTGGCCTCGGTCATCAAGCCCGGCATGCGCGCCGTATCCGTGCCGACCAGCGCAGTGGAAAGCAACTTCGGCCTGGTGGCCGCCGGTGATCGCGTGGATGTGATCCTGAGCCTCAAGCGCGAACAGGAAACCCAGGCGCCGGACGCCACCGCCAATGCCGCGCCGTTTCTGGCGGCCCAGACCATCCTTCACGATATCCGCGTGCTGGCGATGAATAACAGCACCCGCAGCGACCTGAATGTACGCAGGGATCTGGAAGCCACGCCCAACGCCAAGAACACCAGCAGCCGTCAGAGCTTTGAAACCGTGACGCTGGAAGTCGCGCCGTCGGCGGCCGAACAACTGGCAGTCGCCAAGGAGATTGGCAACCTGCAACTGGCCATCCGCTCATCGGTCGAGCAGACCGAAGACGAGCTGCTGACCAGCAGTGAAGTCACCACCCTGAACAAGACCACCAGCATTTATCCCTCGCAGAAAAGCGCGGGCAAATCAGGGCCGGCCACCACTGTGCAGCTCTTCAGGGGCAAGGCCACCGAAGTTCTGGACCTGGCGAAACACTGA
- a CDS encoding A24 family peptidase, translating to MTSLVVVLLLPALCWVVVTDLLYRKIHNRLVLALLAGWLALPLLAPLNVGPFAGLGTWQVISAMGWSTAGAALVLLVGYGLYMIERVGGGDVKLMTVLSLWIGSEDLITFLIITSLAGGILALVLPTLEMLEAALARGVMWLIRRMPQDTIAVPIIYDAQRPAGIPYGLAIAAGALFTLLFPIHT from the coding sequence ATGACCAGCCTTGTCGTCGTTCTGCTGTTGCCCGCCTTGTGCTGGGTCGTGGTCACGGACCTGTTGTATCGCAAGATCCATAACCGACTGGTGCTGGCCTTGCTGGCGGGATGGCTTGCATTGCCGCTGCTGGCGCCCCTGAATGTCGGCCCTTTTGCAGGTTTGGGGACCTGGCAGGTCATTTCCGCCATGGGCTGGTCCACAGCAGGCGCGGCACTGGTCCTGCTGGTCGGTTACGGCCTCTACATGATCGAACGGGTCGGCGGCGGCGACGTCAAGCTGATGACCGTGCTGAGCCTGTGGATCGGCAGCGAAGACCTGATCACGTTCCTGATCATCACCTCGCTGGCTGGCGGCATCCTGGCGCTGGTGCTACCTACCCTGGAAATGCTTGAAGCGGCGCTTGCAAGGGGCGTGATGTGGCTGATCAGACGCATGCCGCAAGACACCATCGCCGTACCGATCATCTATGACGCCCAACGCCCCGCAGGTATCCCCTACGGTCTGGCCATCGCAGCAGGTGCGCTGTTCACCTTGTTGTTTCCCATCCACACCTGA
- a CDS encoding CpaD family pilus assembly lipoprotein: MKPATFRLALLVCLPLFMAGCTAQYNELRAKRFANTPMPVTQVNPSALSVSLNTVNQGKGLTAESLENLNTMLSNQGRLKNQSLTLQPFTPAGEQMAKRLVRVLSERGADADRIILAPVQLKAAEQSGGWDLQVISEAMVAQIPDCRIANADAWTMTPYQAVGTLGCANRANIARMVSDPRDLVRPRTLDSADGNQANNAVQRYQESKTTELMNIDFSQDD; encoded by the coding sequence ATGAAGCCTGCCACTTTCCGCCTCGCACTGCTGGTCTGCCTGCCCTTGTTCATGGCGGGCTGTACCGCGCAGTACAACGAACTGCGCGCCAAGCGCTTTGCCAACACGCCGATGCCGGTCACGCAGGTGAACCCCAGCGCCCTGAGCGTTTCCCTCAATACGGTCAATCAGGGTAAGGGGCTGACCGCCGAATCCCTGGAAAACCTCAACACGATGCTGAGCAATCAGGGCCGTCTGAAAAATCAGAGCCTGACCCTGCAACCCTTCACTCCTGCGGGTGAGCAGATGGCCAAACGCCTGGTACGGGTGCTGAGCGAACGCGGCGCGGATGCCGACCGCATCATCCTGGCGCCGGTCCAGCTCAAGGCTGCCGAACAGTCCGGCGGGTGGGACCTGCAGGTGATTTCCGAGGCCATGGTCGCGCAAATCCCCGACTGCCGGATCGCCAACGCCGATGCCTGGACCATGACCCCTTATCAGGCAGTCGGCACCCTTGGTTGTGCCAACCGGGCCAACATTGCGCGGATGGTCAGCGACCCTCGCGACCTGGTCCGCCCACGCACTCTGGACAGCGCCGATGGCAATCAGGCCAACAATGCCGTGCAGCGTTATCAGGAAAGCAAGACCACCGAACTGATGAACATCGACTTCTCCCAGGACGACTGA
- a CDS encoding response regulator transcription factor produces MRVLVVEDDISVSHWLGSKLHAFGHNCKLTHDGEGALEILTQEAFDVVVLDRMLPRMDGIELLNRLHGRSRPPVLILSANDQTSDRVEGLRAGADDYLGKPFDFTELLLRLEVLARRHNQTAMEEVIYIEDLRIDLGQRSACRAGRNIDLTDKEFRLLQVLAEHPGQTVTRTMLLEKVWGYHFDPQTNLIDVHISKLRTKIDKGFERSLLRTIRAIGYELG; encoded by the coding sequence ATGCGTGTATTAGTGGTAGAAGACGACATATCGGTCAGCCACTGGCTTGGCAGCAAACTCCATGCGTTCGGCCATAACTGCAAGTTGACCCATGACGGTGAAGGCGCGCTGGAGATTCTTACGCAGGAAGCGTTCGACGTCGTAGTGCTAGACCGCATGTTGCCCAGGATGGATGGCATCGAACTGCTCAACCGGCTCCATGGCCGCTCCCGCCCTCCCGTGCTGATCCTGTCGGCAAACGACCAGACCAGTGACCGTGTCGAAGGTTTGCGTGCCGGTGCGGACGACTATCTGGGCAAGCCTTTCGACTTCACCGAACTGCTGTTGCGCCTGGAGGTGCTGGCTCGCCGGCACAATCAAACCGCTATGGAAGAAGTGATCTACATAGAAGATTTACGCATCGACCTGGGCCAGCGCAGTGCATGTCGGGCCGGGCGCAATATTGACCTGACCGACAAGGAGTTCCGCCTGCTGCAAGTGCTCGCCGAACATCCGGGCCAGACGGTCACCCGTACCATGCTGCTGGAAAAGGTCTGGGGCTATCACTTCGACCCGCAGACCAACCTGATCGACGTCCATATCTCCAAGCTGCGGACCAAGATCGACAAAGGGTTTGAGCGCAGCCTGCTGAGGACCATTCGTGCAATCGGCTATGAACTCGGCTAG
- a CDS encoding AAA family ATPase — MNDKTNTVLPSGDKTFLAPVLFAASTADQRSFAEQLQRLGQPEALVLSGGIEAAKAWCAEQRASLLLVDLDGEQLPLQAISELSSLCDPGCAILAIGSQQNVDLYRALTHSGVVDYLCKPVPLDLLASSLERARNIHQQPQTRQVRTGRSIAVTACSGGLGTSTVSAGLSLLLSHERHMPVAAVDYDRHNADLSLLLGAQGDCGLAAALSSSEIDARFLQRAMTRLDDRLHLLAQEPSADHFAPIDTDHLLELGANLCRLFNQVVWDLPSGHPQGALEVLRHVETRILLSEFTIQGARNTQRLLEEIGDESEGQQLLLVVNQNHGTHQTVAREQFEAFVGRRVDLVLPYAGHALSDSLLSGPLRLEAAPAFRQALLNLADLACGRKPGNALVAPSVLARLKGALTRRNAA; from the coding sequence ATGAACGACAAGACCAACACTGTACTGCCCAGCGGCGACAAAACCTTTCTGGCACCGGTCCTGTTTGCCGCCAGTACGGCTGACCAGCGCAGCTTCGCCGAACAGTTGCAGCGCCTGGGCCAGCCCGAGGCGCTGGTCCTGAGCGGCGGAATCGAAGCGGCCAAGGCTTGGTGTGCCGAACAGCGGGCCAGCCTGCTGCTGGTGGACCTGGATGGCGAGCAATTGCCCTTGCAGGCCATTTCTGAACTGTCGAGCCTGTGCGATCCGGGTTGTGCGATTCTGGCCATCGGCAGCCAGCAGAATGTGGACCTGTATCGCGCCCTGACCCACAGCGGCGTGGTGGATTACCTGTGCAAACCCGTACCACTGGACTTGCTGGCCAGCAGCCTGGAGCGTGCGCGCAATATCCATCAGCAACCCCAGACCCGCCAGGTGCGTACCGGCCGCAGCATTGCCGTGACGGCTTGCTCCGGCGGGCTGGGCACCAGCACGGTCAGCGCCGGGCTGAGCCTGTTGCTGTCACACGAACGGCATATGCCAGTGGCCGCCGTGGATTACGATCGGCACAACGCAGACCTGTCCCTGCTGCTGGGGGCTCAGGGCGATTGCGGACTGGCCGCAGCCTTGAGCAGCAGCGAGATCGATGCCCGTTTTCTGCAACGGGCCATGACTCGTCTGGATGACCGCCTGCATCTGCTGGCCCAGGAACCTTCGGCCGACCATTTCGCGCCTATCGATACCGATCACCTGCTTGAACTGGGCGCCAACCTGTGCCGCTTGTTCAATCAGGTCGTATGGGACTTGCCATCCGGCCACCCTCAAGGTGCGCTGGAGGTGTTGCGCCACGTCGAAACCCGCATCCTGCTCAGCGAATTCACCATTCAAGGCGCCCGCAATACCCAGCGCCTGCTTGAAGAGATCGGTGACGAAAGCGAGGGCCAGCAACTGCTGCTGGTCGTCAACCAGAACCACGGCACTCACCAGACAGTCGCCCGCGAACAGTTCGAGGCCTTTGTCGGCAGGCGCGTGGACTTGGTGCTGCCTTACGCCGGGCATGCCCTGAGCGACAGCCTGTTGAGCGGGCCTCTGCGTCTGGAAGCTGCACCGGCCTTTCGTCAGGCCCTGCTGAATCTGGCAGACCTGGCCTGTGGCCGCAAACCGGGCAATGCCCTCGTAGCGCCGTCGGTGCTGGCCCGCCTCAAAGGCGCCCTGACCCGTCGTAACGCGGCCTGA
- a CDS encoding type II and III secretion system protein family protein has product MKRTAQPLASGRNGLSLLLAGLGLSATLVSPSVVMAEQATVDNYDMPAKTPVTPVITRAQLQQISETQTVNLTVRQGRLLQLPRAAAKVLLADPEVASFQMPSPSSVFVFAQRSGATTLYALDANDNVIAAMRLVAGFDLEGLRQQIENEVAGSQVSFVPAAGDGLIVRGHVRTPLEARQVMASVKAAVGANDSAAGGPGGGAPAGAPGGGGPAAPRVINQLKVELSAQVNIRVRVVEVSRNLSHTLGLNWDSVMNSGKFRLATGSSTSLFNAANAASSAGTIAGATQAGQLIRTANTIGFTDGNLTGLINALSVEGMASVLAEPNLTAMSGETAGFAAGGEVPIVVITNNNVSITYKSYGVILRMTPTLLSPNRISLHIAPEVSDLSDDGAVTLPDGGSTIPAFKVRRADTTVELASGQSFALAGMLRSNVAQQVSGLPGLKGVPLLGRLFEGETSTQEDTELVILATAYVVDPVTEGELQTPGRGLPGMDAQMPRQASAGYLY; this is encoded by the coding sequence ATGAAACGCACAGCGCAACCTCTGGCTTCGGGCCGGAACGGACTCTCCTTGCTGCTCGCCGGCCTCGGCTTGAGCGCCACCCTGGTCAGCCCGTCAGTTGTCATGGCCGAACAGGCGACCGTGGACAACTACGACATGCCGGCGAAAACCCCGGTCACGCCAGTCATCACACGTGCCCAGTTGCAACAGATCAGTGAAACCCAGACGGTCAACCTGACCGTGCGCCAGGGCCGTCTGCTGCAACTGCCTCGCGCCGCGGCAAAAGTGCTGTTGGCCGACCCGGAAGTGGCCAGTTTCCAGATGCCGTCGCCAAGCAGTGTCTTCGTATTCGCCCAGCGGTCAGGCGCCACGACCCTTTATGCACTGGACGCCAACGACAATGTGATCGCAGCCATGCGACTGGTCGCAGGCTTCGACCTGGAAGGCCTGCGCCAGCAGATCGAAAATGAAGTGGCGGGTTCACAAGTCAGTTTCGTACCCGCGGCAGGCGATGGCCTGATCGTTCGTGGACATGTTCGTACCCCCCTCGAAGCCCGTCAGGTCATGGCCAGCGTCAAGGCCGCCGTCGGCGCCAATGACAGCGCGGCAGGCGGACCGGGTGGCGGCGCTCCAGCCGGTGCGCCCGGTGGTGGAGGCCCGGCTGCACCGCGGGTCATCAATCAGCTCAAGGTCGAGTTGTCGGCACAGGTCAACATCCGGGTTCGGGTCGTCGAAGTGTCCCGCAACCTCAGCCACACGCTGGGCCTGAACTGGGACTCGGTCATGAACAGCGGCAAGTTCCGTCTGGCGACCGGTTCTTCGACCAGCCTGTTCAACGCCGCCAACGCGGCCTCATCGGCAGGCACCATCGCTGGCGCGACCCAGGCCGGTCAGTTGATCCGCACGGCCAACACCATTGGATTCACCGACGGCAACCTGACCGGGCTGATCAACGCCCTGTCGGTGGAAGGCATGGCCTCGGTCCTGGCCGAGCCCAACCTGACGGCCATGTCCGGCGAAACCGCAGGCTTCGCCGCCGGTGGTGAAGTGCCGATTGTGGTGATCACCAACAACAACGTCAGCATCACCTACAAATCCTACGGCGTGATCCTGCGCATGACGCCCACCCTGCTCTCGCCCAACCGCATCAGCCTGCATATCGCACCGGAAGTCAGTGATCTGTCCGATGACGGCGCAGTGACCCTGCCCGATGGCGGCTCGACCATTCCGGCCTTCAAGGTTCGTCGCGCCGACACCACGGTGGAACTGGCCAGCGGCCAGAGCTTCGCCCTCGCGGGCATGCTGCGCAGCAACGTTGCCCAGCAAGTCAGCGGCCTGCCGGGTCTCAAGGGCGTGCCGTTGCTCGGCCGCCTGTTCGAGGGTGAAACCAGCACACAAGAGGACACCGAACTGGTGATTCTGGCGACCGCTTATGTCGTAGACCCCGTCACCGAAGGTGAATTGCAAACCCCGGGCCGCGGCCTGCCAGGCATGGATGCGCAGATGCCGCGCCAGGCCAGCGCAGGGTACCTGTACTGA